A region of Ferruginibacter albus DNA encodes the following proteins:
- a CDS encoding transposase, translating to MVIQKRKSYTSLNNVYFLTATIHKWRPLLDENDNKGVIVDYLKKLSEEKLISVYGFVLMPNHFHLIWSQDKMNGKETPQGSLLKYTAHTFLKQLKLENRSFLYEVIAGNKKHEIWQRDSLSIEIYSRKVAKQKLAYIHSNPVSGKWQLAKDYLDYHFSSARFYEYAQDDFGFLHNLFTVFDGE from the coding sequence ATGGTTATTCAAAAACGCAAGTCTTATACATCATTAAATAATGTATATTTTCTCACAGCAACCATTCATAAATGGCGCCCTCTATTAGATGAAAATGATAATAAAGGTGTTATTGTAGATTATCTTAAAAAATTATCGGAAGAAAAATTAATTAGCGTTTATGGTTTTGTTCTAATGCCTAATCATTTTCATCTTATTTGGTCTCAAGATAAAATGAATGGTAAAGAAACGCCACAGGGAAGTTTATTGAAGTATACGGCTCATACTTTTTTAAAACAATTGAAATTAGAAAATCGATCTTTTTTGTATGAAGTAATAGCAGGCAATAAAAAACATGAGATTTGGCAAAGAGATTCTTTAAGTATAGAAATCTATAGTCGTAAAGTAGCGAAACAAAAACTTGCTTATATACATTCTAATCCTGTAAGCGGTAAATGGCAACTGGCGAAAGATTATTTGGATTATCATTTTTCATCGGCAAGATTTTATGAATATGCCCAAGATGATTTTGGATTTTTACATAACTTGTTTACAGTATTTGATGGAGAATGA